CATCTCGCTCATCGGTCGGGACAACTACACCCTCGGCCGGTCGATGGAAGGCCAGGCGATCCTGCCCGATGTCGATCTACGCCACTACGATGCCTTCGACCAGGGCGTGTCGCGCATCCACTCCGAGATTCGCCTGCTACCCCAGGGCGTGCACGTCGTCGACCTGGACAGCGCCAACGGCACACTGGTTGCCGGGAAGCGCATCGAGCCCCAGAAGCCGATGCCGGTGCGTCATGGAGACATCATTCAGGTGGGCGGGATGCGCCTGCAACTGATCTCACGCTTTCGAGGATAGGGAGCCCCATGCCTTTTACCGTTTTGGTCCATCTGGGCGGAGAAGACCCGATTGTGGGCGAGCTCGAGGAGCTTCCCTCGGCCACCGACACGACCATCACCGTCAACAATCCCCGCCGCCGCGACGGCAAGGACCTGGCCTACGTGCAGGGCAACGTCGTCACGGTCCTGTGGCCGATGCACCGAGTCAACTTCATCGAAGTCATGCCCACGGCCGAGGAGGAGCGGCTGATCGGCGCCGTCC
The Anaerolineales bacterium genome window above contains:
- a CDS encoding FHA domain-containing protein: MIDCPSCKHQEFVGTVFCSECGSRLVSVNPVPTQNIPRERVDLEAMATKPAAPEGPELETGAILGLRVLATGDIISLIGRDNYTLGRSMEGQAILPDVDLRHYDAFDQGVSRIHSEIRLLPQGVHVVDLDSANGTLVAGKRIEPQKPMPVRHGDIIQVGGMRLQLISRFRG